The Streptococcus sp. 29896 genome includes a region encoding these proteins:
- a CDS encoding ABC transporter permease subunit yields MTKQNPGKALLLSLIPGLGQIYNKQKAKGFIFLGVTIAFLLYFVTIAAGELGNLITLGDMRGRDNSLFMLIRGSFHLIITVVYLAFYALNLKDAHDTAKRWNNGFPVATSFNDMVKGIYENGFPYLLIIPSYIAMTFAIIFPVVVTLFIAFTNYDFQHLPPGKLLDWIGLTNFTNIWKLSTFRAAFGSVLSWTIIWALSASTAQIVIGILTAIIANQPFIKGKRIFGVIFLLPWAVPAFVTILTFSNMFNDSVGAINTQVLPFLSKFLPFIDNFLIPWKTDPFWTKVALIMMQAWLGFPYIYVLTLGILQSIPNDLYEAAYIDGAGPIQKFRSITLPMILAVAAPTLISQYTFNFNNFSIIYLFNNGGPGSVGGGAGSTDILISWIYKLTTGTAPQYSMAAAVTLIISMIVISISMIAFKKLNAFEMEDV; encoded by the coding sequence ATGACAAAACAAAATCCAGGTAAGGCCCTGCTCCTGTCCCTTATTCCCGGACTTGGACAAATCTATAACAAACAGAAGGCCAAAGGGTTCATTTTCTTGGGTGTCACCATCGCTTTCCTTCTCTACTTTGTAACGATTGCTGCAGGTGAGCTGGGCAATTTGATTACCTTGGGAGACATGCGTGGCCGTGACAATTCCCTCTTTATGTTGATCCGTGGTTCCTTCCACTTGATTATCACCGTCGTGTACCTCGCTTTCTATGCTCTGAATTTGAAAGATGCACACGATACAGCCAAGCGTTGGAATAACGGCTTCCCAGTTGCTACTAGCTTTAACGACATGGTCAAAGGTATCTATGAGAATGGCTTCCCATATCTTTTGATTATCCCTTCTTACATTGCCATGACCTTTGCGATTATCTTCCCTGTTGTCGTAACGCTCTTTATCGCCTTTACCAACTACGATTTCCAACATCTTCCTCCTGGAAAACTCTTGGATTGGATTGGTTTGACCAACTTTACCAATATCTGGAAATTGAGCACTTTCCGTGCAGCCTTTGGCTCTGTTCTATCTTGGACAATTATCTGGGCCTTGTCTGCTTCAACCGCTCAAATTGTCATCGGTATTTTAACGGCTATTATTGCCAACCAGCCATTTATCAAGGGCAAACGAATCTTCGGTGTTATCTTCTTGCTCCCTTGGGCTGTACCAGCCTTCGTAACTATCTTGACTTTCAGTAACATGTTTAACGATAGTGTCGGCGCGATTAACACACAAGTCTTGCCATTTTTGAGTAAGTTCTTGCCATTTATTGATAACTTCCTCATCCCTTGGAAGACAGATCCATTCTGGACAAAAGTTGCCCTCATCATGATGCAGGCTTGGCTTGGTTTCCCTTATATTTACGTATTGACCTTGGGTATTTTGCAGTCTATTCCAAACGACTTGTATGAAGCAGCTTATATCGATGGTGCGGGACCGATTCAAAAATTCCGTAGCATCACCTTGCCAATGATTTTGGCTGTAGCTGCACCAACTCTTATCAGTCAATACACCTTCAACTTCAACAACTTCTCTATCATCTACCTCTTCAACAACGGTGGACCTGGTAGCGTCGGTGGGGGAGCTGGTTCAACTGATATCTTGATTTCATGGATTTATAAATTG
- the mutS gene encoding DNA mismatch repair protein MutS: MAVEKISPGMQQYLDIKAQYPDAFLLFRMGDFYELFYEDAVEAAQILELSLTSRNKNAENPIPMAGVPYHAAQQYIDTLVELGHKVAIAEQMEDPKQAVGVVKREVVQVITPGTVTDSSKMGADSNYLVAIDRQGVQFALSYMDVSTGQFFVTSLDDFTSLCGEIRNLRARELVIGYALSEEEEQVFSNQMNLLLSFEDEVTEDVQLIDNSLTDLEKAAAGKLLSYLHRTQMRDLSHLQKVVHYEIKDYLQMDYATKSSLDLLENGRTGKKHGSLYWLLDETKTAMGMRLLRTWIDRPLIDLKRIENRQAVVQVFLDYFFERSDLVEALKGVYDIERLASRVSFGKTMPKDLLQLSQTLGNIPAIKNILLQINEPALGNLVAGLDPIPELHALISSAIDPEAQGTITDGNIIRTGFDETLDQYRLVMREGAGWIAEIEAKEREASGINNLKIDYNKKDGYYFHVTNSNLGNVPDHFFRKATLKNSERYGTEELAKIEGQMLEARDKSANLEYEIFMRIRQEVEKYIGRLQKLARTIATIDVLQAFAVVAEQQHLVCPRFTDQRELTIDRGRHAVVEKVMGKQTYIPNSIHLDTDTHMQLITGPNMSGKSTYMRQLAVIVIMAQMGSYVPADQAALPIFDAIFTRIGAADDLVSGQSTFMVEMMEANKAVRLATNRSLILFDELGRGTATYDGMALAQSIIEYIHDKIGAKTLFATHYHELTDLSQTLEHLENVHVSTLEKDGQVTFLHKIAQGPADKSYGIHVAKIAGMPEELLQRADRILQTLENQAPTAPTHPAPSVVEEPSGQIDLFADTPSHPVLDELEKLDIYNMTPMEVMMRVAELKKKL; the protein is encoded by the coding sequence ATGGCAGTAGAGAAAATTTCCCCAGGCATGCAGCAGTATCTGGATATAAAAGCACAGTATCCAGATGCTTTTTTGCTTTTCCGTATGGGAGACTTTTATGAGTTATTTTATGAAGATGCGGTAGAAGCGGCGCAGATTTTGGAACTGTCCCTGACCAGTCGTAATAAGAATGCGGAGAATCCGATTCCTATGGCGGGGGTACCGTATCACGCGGCACAACAGTATATCGACACACTTGTTGAATTGGGGCATAAGGTCGCAATTGCTGAGCAGATGGAAGATCCTAAGCAGGCAGTCGGTGTGGTCAAGCGGGAAGTGGTGCAGGTCATTACTCCTGGTACGGTAACAGACTCGTCCAAAATGGGAGCAGACAGTAACTATTTAGTTGCGATTGACCGTCAGGGAGTGCAGTTCGCACTTTCTTATATGGATGTGTCAACAGGTCAATTTTTCGTGACTAGTTTGGATGATTTTACTAGTCTTTGCGGTGAAATCCGCAATTTACGAGCACGTGAATTGGTCATCGGCTATGCTTTGTCGGAGGAAGAGGAGCAGGTCTTCTCCAATCAGATGAACTTGTTGCTGTCTTTTGAAGATGAGGTGACGGAGGATGTTCAGCTGATTGATAACTCCTTGACAGACTTGGAAAAGGCTGCGGCTGGGAAACTCCTCAGCTACCTGCACCGGACACAGATGCGGGATTTGAGCCACTTGCAGAAGGTGGTCCATTATGAAATCAAGGACTATCTGCAAATGGACTATGCAACCAAGTCCAGTCTGGACCTGCTTGAAAACGGTCGGACAGGCAAGAAGCATGGTAGTTTGTACTGGTTGCTAGACGAAACCAAGACAGCCATGGGTATGCGACTATTGCGGACATGGATTGATCGTCCCTTGATTGACCTTAAGCGGATTGAGAATCGTCAGGCTGTCGTTCAGGTTTTTCTGGATTACTTCTTTGAACGGAGTGACTTGGTCGAGGCTTTAAAAGGTGTCTATGACATCGAACGTTTGGCCAGTCGGGTGTCTTTTGGAAAAACCATGCCCAAGGATCTCTTGCAGCTCTCCCAGACTCTAGGAAATATCCCAGCAATCAAGAATATCTTGCTACAAATCAATGAGCCTGCTCTAGGCAATCTGGTAGCTGGATTGGACCCAATTCCAGAACTGCACGCTCTCATCAGCTCTGCTATTGACCCAGAAGCCCAAGGGACCATCACAGATGGAAACATCATCCGTACGGGCTTTGATGAAACGCTGGATCAGTACCGTCTGGTCATGCGTGAGGGAGCGGGTTGGATTGCGGAGATTGAGGCCAAGGAGCGTGAAGCGTCTGGTATCAACAATCTTAAGATTGATTACAATAAAAAAGACGGTTACTATTTCCATGTGACCAATTCCAATCTGGGCAACGTGCCGGACCATTTTTTCCGTAAGGCGACCTTGAAAAACTCGGAGCGCTATGGAACGGAAGAGTTGGCTAAGATCGAAGGGCAGATGTTGGAGGCGCGTGATAAGTCTGCTAATTTGGAGTACGAGATTTTCATGCGGATTCGCCAAGAGGTTGAGAAGTATATCGGTCGCTTGCAGAAGTTGGCTCGGACCATTGCAACTATCGATGTTTTGCAGGCCTTTGCAGTTGTGGCAGAGCAGCAACATTTGGTTTGTCCACGCTTTACAGATCAAAGAGAATTGACCATTGACCGTGGTCGTCATGCGGTGGTGGAGAAAGTCATGGGCAAGCAGACCTACATTCCCAACTCTATTCACTTGGATACGGATACGCATATGCAATTGATTACTGGTCCAAACATGAGTGGTAAGTCTACCTATATGCGGCAGTTGGCGGTTATCGTCATCATGGCGCAGATGGGTTCCTATGTGCCTGCGGATCAGGCTGCATTGCCGATTTTCGATGCTATTTTTACCCGTATTGGGGCGGCAGACGACTTGGTCAGCGGACAGTCTACCTTTATGGTTGAGATGATGGAGGCCAATAAGGCGGTCCGTCTGGCGACAAATCGTTCGCTCATACTCTTTGATGAGTTGGGACGGGGGACGGCCACCTATGACGGCATGGCTCTGGCCCAGTCTATCATCGAGTACATCCACGACAAGATTGGTGCCAAGACTCTCTTTGCCACCCACTACCATGAGTTGACAGACCTTAGTCAGACCTTGGAACACTTAGAGAATGTCCATGTATCGACCTTGGAGAAGGACGGCCAAGTCACATTCCTCCACAAGATTGCCCAAGGCCCAGCTGATAAGTCCTACGGGATTCATGTGGCTAAGATTGCGGGAATGCCAGAGGAGCTATTGCAGCGGGCGGATAGGATTTTGCAGACGCTTGAAAACCAAGCCCCTACTGCACCAACTCACCCAGCTCCGTCAGTTGTGGAAGAGCCGTCTGGTCAAATCGACCTCTTCGCAGACACGCCTTCTCACCCAGTCCTCGATGAACTGGAAAAACTAGACATCTACAATATGACCCCAATGGAAGTCATGATGAGGGTGGCAGAATTGAAGAAAAAACTATAA
- the argS gene encoding arginine--tRNA ligase has protein sequence MNQKQVVAERLAAVLPNLELETIYSLLETPKSSEMGDLAFPAFSLAKIERRAPQAIATDIVEKLDTSGFEKVLATGPYVNFFFDKAAISHQVLTQVITEKEQYGQANIGQGHNVTIDMSSPNIAKPFSVGHLRSTVIGDALANIHAKLGYNPIRINHLGDWGKQFGMLIVAYKLWGDKAAVEANPIAELLKLYVRINAEAEEKPELDEEARQWFKKLEDGDQEALELWQWFRDESLVEFNRIYDKLGVQFDSFNGEAFYNDKMDEGIQILEEKGLLKESKGAQIVDLESYNLPPALIRKTDGATLYITRDMATAMYRKRTYDFVKSLYVVGQEQINHFKQLKAVLKEMDYDWSDDMTHITFGLVTKDKKKLSTRKGNIILLEPTLDEAISRALTQIEAKNPDLENKEEVAHAVGVGAVKFYDLKTDRDNGYDFDLEAMVSFEGETGPYVQYAYARIQSILRKANFIPIAENDYKLADAESWEIIKHIQNFSTVVERAGNKFDPSLIAKYAINLAQAFNKYYAHTRILDESPERDSRLALAYATGLVLKESLRLLGVQAPEKM, from the coding sequence ATGAATCAAAAACAAGTAGTTGCTGAACGTTTGGCAGCTGTTTTACCCAATCTAGAATTAGAAACCATTTATTCTCTACTGGAAACACCAAAATCATCAGAAATGGGTGACTTAGCCTTTCCCGCCTTCTCCTTGGCAAAAATCGAACGTAGGGCACCACAAGCCATTGCAACAGATATCGTTGAAAAACTAGACACCTCTGGTTTTGAAAAAGTCCTTGCAACTGGTCCTTATGTCAACTTCTTCTTCGATAAAGCAGCAATCTCTCATCAGGTTTTGACCCAAGTCATCACTGAAAAAGAGCAGTACGGTCAAGCCAACATCGGTCAAGGCCACAATGTTACCATCGACATGTCTAGCCCAAACATTGCCAAGCCTTTCTCAGTTGGGCATTTACGTTCAACCGTTATCGGAGATGCCCTTGCCAACATCCATGCAAAGCTAGGCTACAATCCTATCCGTATCAACCACTTGGGAGACTGGGGCAAGCAGTTTGGTATGTTGATCGTTGCTTACAAACTCTGGGGTGATAAGGCCGCCGTCGAAGCTAATCCAATCGCTGAGTTGCTCAAACTGTATGTTCGAATCAATGCTGAAGCTGAAGAAAAACCTGAATTGGATGAAGAAGCACGCCAATGGTTCAAAAAATTGGAAGATGGTGACCAAGAAGCCTTGGAATTATGGCAGTGGTTCCGTGATGAAAGCTTGGTCGAATTTAACCGCATCTACGACAAGCTAGGTGTCCAATTCGACAGTTTCAATGGCGAAGCCTTCTATAACGACAAGATGGATGAAGGCATCCAAATCCTAGAAGAAAAAGGACTCCTTAAAGAATCAAAAGGCGCACAAATCGTTGACCTTGAGAGCTACAATCTTCCACCAGCTCTCATCCGAAAAACAGACGGTGCGACTCTTTATATCACGCGTGATATGGCGACAGCTATGTACCGCAAACGAACCTATGACTTCGTGAAAAGCCTCTATGTCGTTGGCCAAGAGCAAATCAATCACTTCAAACAACTGAAGGCCGTTTTGAAAGAAATGGATTACGACTGGAGCGACGATATGACACATATCACCTTCGGTTTGGTGACCAAGGATAAGAAAAAGCTCTCTACTCGTAAAGGAAACATCATCCTGCTCGAGCCAACTCTTGACGAAGCCATTTCACGTGCCCTCACTCAAATCGAGGCCAAAAACCCTGACCTTGAAAACAAGGAAGAAGTGGCGCACGCAGTTGGTGTCGGCGCTGTTAAGTTTTACGATCTTAAAACCGACCGTGACAACGGCTACGACTTTGACCTGGAAGCCATGGTTTCCTTTGAAGGTGAGACAGGTCCTTATGTGCAATACGCATACGCCCGCATCCAGTCTATCCTGCGCAAAGCAAACTTTATCCCAATCGCAGAAAATGACTACAAACTAGCTGACGCAGAAAGCTGGGAAATCATCAAACACATCCAAAACTTCTCAACTGTTGTAGAACGTGCTGGCAATAAGTTTGATCCATCACTCATCGCTAAGTATGCTATTAACCTGGCGCAAGCCTTCAACAAGTACTACGCACACACTCGTATCTTGGATGAAAGCCCTGAACGCGATAGCCGACTGGCTCTGGCTTATGCAACAGGCCTTGTCCTCAAAGAATCTCTTCGTCTCCTAGGTGTGCAAGCTCCTGAAAAAATGTAA
- a CDS encoding LytTR family DNA-binding domain-containing protein: MKVKLAISPEILEDLVTIEAQAMSEQITNLVAYVQNLDKQTSRLTVKKGEQVYLLEHGEIVRLYLEDKVLQVETVGDSFTSNLRLYQVKEELPVNFLQISQSEIIHIKQLDHLKLTANGLVKLVMKNGSVTYSSRRYLKSIKERLGL, translated from the coding sequence ATGAAAGTAAAACTAGCTATTTCACCAGAGATTTTGGAAGATTTGGTGACTATTGAAGCACAGGCTATGTCTGAGCAGATTACTAACTTGGTGGCCTATGTTCAAAACCTAGACAAGCAGACTTCCAGATTGACAGTCAAAAAAGGAGAGCAGGTTTATCTTTTGGAGCATGGTGAGATAGTCAGACTCTACTTGGAAGACAAGGTTTTGCAGGTGGAAACGGTGGGAGATTCCTTCACTTCCAACTTACGCTTGTATCAGGTTAAGGAGGAATTGCCAGTCAATTTCTTACAAATTTCCCAGTCGGAAATCATTCACATCAAGCAATTGGATCACCTCAAGTTGACAGCCAATGGTCTGGTCAAACTAGTCATGAAAAATGGCTCTGTCACCTACTCGTCCCGTCGTTATTTAAAATCCATCAAAGAAAGGTTAGGACTATGA
- a CDS encoding extracellular solute-binding protein encodes MKHKLLKSAALLAASTAVLAACSSSSSSSSESTTEEAQTLTIYVDEGYKDYVEAAATTFEEENGVDVTVKTGDALTGLDNLSLDNQSGSAPDVMMAPYDRVGSLGAEGQLNEVTLAETSMVDETTTALVTNDGKVYGSPAVIETLVLYYNKDLITEAPKTFAELETLAKDSKYAFEGESGKTTAFLADWTNFYYTYGLLAGYGGYVFGENGTDPSDIGLANEGAVQAIEYAKTWYEKWPQGLQDGTAANNLINTQFTEGKAAAIIEGPWKAASYKDAGVNYGVAMIPTLPNGNAYEAFGGGKAWVIPAGSQNPEMAQKFVDYLTSTEQQQALYDATNEVPANTEARKYAVSKNDELTTAVIDQFANAQPMPNISEMSTVWEPAGNMLFEAASGAKDAKTAASDAVALIKDTIAQKYGE; translated from the coding sequence ATGAAACACAAATTGCTCAAGAGCGCTGCTCTTCTTGCTGCATCTACTGCTGTTCTTGCTGCATGCTCTTCTTCATCATCTAGCTCATCTGAGTCAACTACAGAAGAGGCTCAAACATTAACGATTTACGTTGATGAAGGCTACAAAGATTATGTTGAGGCTGCTGCAACAACATTTGAAGAAGAAAATGGCGTTGATGTAACCGTTAAAACTGGTGACGCCTTGACTGGTTTGGACAACTTGTCACTCGACAACCAATCTGGTTCAGCTCCAGACGTGATGATGGCACCATACGACCGAGTAGGTAGCCTTGGCGCAGAAGGACAATTGAACGAAGTAACACTTGCTGAAACAAGCATGGTTGATGAAACAACAACTGCTCTTGTTACAAACGATGGTAAAGTCTATGGTTCACCAGCAGTTATCGAAACTCTTGTTCTCTACTACAACAAAGACTTGATTACAGAAGCTCCTAAGACATTTGCTGAATTGGAAACATTGGCAAAAGATAGCAAGTACGCTTTTGAGGGCGAAAGTGGTAAAACAACTGCCTTCCTTGCTGACTGGACAAACTTCTACTACACTTACGGTCTCCTAGCTGGTTACGGTGGTTATGTATTTGGTGAAAACGGTACAGATCCATCTGATATCGGTCTTGCAAACGAAGGTGCAGTTCAAGCGATTGAATATGCAAAAACTTGGTATGAAAAATGGCCTCAAGGTCTCCAAGACGGCACAGCTGCTAACAACTTGATCAACACACAATTTACTGAAGGTAAGGCTGCTGCAATCATCGAAGGTCCATGGAAAGCTGCGTCTTACAAAGATGCAGGCGTGAACTACGGTGTTGCAATGATTCCTACTCTTCCAAACGGAAACGCTTATGAAGCATTCGGTGGTGGTAAGGCTTGGGTTATCCCAGCAGGTTCACAAAACCCTGAAATGGCTCAAAAATTCGTTGACTACTTGACTTCAACAGAACAACAACAAGCATTGTACGACGCAACAAACGAAGTTCCTGCTAACACAGAAGCTCGTAAATATGCAGTAAGCAAAAACGATGAGTTGACAACAGCTGTTATCGATCAATTTGCAAACGCACAACCAATGCCAAACATTTCTGAAATGAGCACAGTTTGGGAACCAGCTGGTAACATGCTCTTCGAAGCAGCTAGCGGTGCGAAAGACGCTAAAACTGCTGCTAGCGACGCAGTTGCATTGATCAAAGATACCATTGCACAAAAATACGGTGAATAA
- the malQ gene encoding 4-alpha-glucanotransferase: protein MKKRQSGVLMHISSLPGGYGIGSLGQVAYQFVDFLERTKQRYWQILPLGPTSYGDSPYQSFSAFAGNTHFIDLDALIEKGWISNEDLVGVDFGQNEVEVDYAKLFENRRPILEKAVQRMKAEGLPADYWSFAEENGFWLHTFAEYMAIKEYFDLKPWTEWEDQGARLRYHDTLEYYRHLLADQMDYHRITQFLFFSQWHALKAYANAKGIEFVGDMPIYIAADSADMWANPHFFKTDEEGRPSVVAGCPPDAFSEIGQLWGNPIYDWEAMKQDGFTWWVARLRESFKIYDMVRIDHFIGFASFWEIPAGEETAVNGYRVEAPGFELFETIKRELGDLNIIAEDLGSVTDKVIQLRETTGFPGMKVLQFAFDPEGDSIEMPHNHRNNVVAYTGTHDNDTILGWYQSDTSPASRAFLDRYSNRTEGETVNHALFRLLFGSPAFMTVVTMQDLLHLDGAARMNLPNTLGGNWAWRMTAEQLTSEVESMLLDLTTIYRRENVKIAEKLS from the coding sequence ATGAAAAAGAGACAAAGTGGCGTATTAATGCACATCTCATCCTTGCCAGGAGGTTACGGAATCGGAAGCCTTGGTCAGGTTGCTTATCAATTTGTAGATTTTTTAGAACGAACCAAGCAACGGTATTGGCAAATTTTGCCTTTGGGACCAACAAGTTACGGAGACTCGCCGTATCAGTCCTTTTCTGCTTTTGCAGGAAACACACATTTTATTGATTTGGATGCCTTGATTGAAAAAGGTTGGATTTCCAATGAAGATTTGGTTGGTGTGGATTTTGGCCAAAATGAGGTAGAGGTCGATTATGCCAAATTGTTTGAGAATCGTCGCCCTATTTTAGAAAAGGCAGTGCAGAGGATGAAGGCGGAAGGACTGCCGGCTGACTATTGGTCTTTTGCAGAGGAAAATGGTTTTTGGTTGCATACCTTTGCGGAGTACATGGCGATCAAGGAGTATTTTGACCTCAAACCTTGGACGGAGTGGGAAGACCAGGGGGCTCGCCTACGATACCACGATACTCTAGAGTATTACCGTCATCTTTTGGCGGACCAGATGGATTATCACCGCATCACCCAGTTTTTGTTCTTCAGCCAGTGGCATGCTTTGAAGGCTTACGCCAATGCCAAAGGGATCGAGTTTGTTGGGGATATGCCAATCTATATTGCGGCTGATTCAGCTGATATGTGGGCCAACCCACACTTCTTCAAGACAGATGAAGAAGGTAGACCGAGCGTGGTTGCAGGATGCCCACCAGATGCCTTTTCCGAAATCGGCCAGCTTTGGGGCAATCCTATCTATGATTGGGAAGCCATGAAGCAGGACGGCTTTACTTGGTGGGTGGCTCGCTTGCGAGAATCCTTCAAGATTTATGACATGGTACGTATCGACCACTTTATCGGCTTTGCCTCTTTCTGGGAAATTCCAGCAGGCGAAGAGACAGCTGTCAATGGCTATCGTGTAGAAGCGCCTGGCTTTGAGTTATTTGAGACCATCAAGCGGGAGTTGGGTGATTTGAACATTATCGCTGAAGATTTGGGTTCTGTAACTGATAAGGTTATTCAGTTGCGTGAAACAACCGGCTTCCCTGGTATGAAAGTGCTCCAGTTTGCATTTGATCCAGAAGGGGACAGTATCGAAATGCCGCACAATCACCGTAACAATGTTGTGGCCTATACAGGTACCCATGATAACGATACAATTTTAGGTTGGTACCAATCAGATACTAGTCCAGCATCACGCGCATTTCTGGACCGTTATAGCAATCGAACAGAAGGTGAAACGGTTAACCACGCTCTCTTCCGACTTCTCTTTGGCTCCCCAGCCTTTATGACAGTAGTAACCATGCAGGATTTGCTGCATTTGGATGGTGCTGCGAGAATGAATTTACCAAATACCTTGGGAGGAAACTGGGCTTGGAGAATGACTGCTGAACAGTTGACATCAGAGGTTGAATCTATGTTGTTAGATCTGACGACAATCTACCGACGCGAAAATGTGAAGATAGCAGAAAAGTTGTCCTAG
- the argR gene encoding arginine repressor produces MSKRIRHQRIKKMITEQKIGRQADIQLGLEAEGIRVTQTTLSRDLRELGLIKLYEEGQAYYALPEKEEVTVFGQRLAKYAVKLERASFILVLHCEVGEAALMANIIDAEKPAHILGTLAGADTLLVICRDEAAAQQVEDEISVYIDGGRG; encoded by the coding sequence ATGAGCAAGCGAATTCGTCACCAACGAATTAAGAAAATGATTACAGAGCAAAAGATTGGTCGCCAGGCAGACATTCAATTAGGGTTAGAGGCTGAAGGGATTCGAGTGACTCAAACGACCCTTTCGCGCGACTTGCGAGAACTGGGGCTGATTAAGCTCTATGAGGAGGGTCAGGCTTACTATGCCTTGCCAGAGAAAGAAGAAGTGACTGTTTTTGGACAACGCTTGGCCAAGTATGCCGTCAAGCTTGAACGCGCCAGCTTTATCCTTGTCTTGCACTGCGAAGTGGGAGAGGCTGCCCTGATGGCAAATATTATCGATGCTGAAAAGCCTGCCCATATCTTGGGGACCTTGGCGGGAGCAGATACGCTGTTGGTTATCTGTCGTGATGAGGCAGCTGCTCAGCAGGTAGAAGATGAAATCAGTGTTTATATTGATGGGGGAAGAGGGTAG